From Cryptosporangium phraense:
AGTCGACGTGGACGCCCGCGCCCCCATAGACCTCGGGCGGGTATTCGTTGGTCAGAACCGCGACGCGCATAGCGCACACCCTACGGCCCGACCCTGGATTCCTTGTTGTGTCAACAGCGTTAAACCTGTGGCCACAATCCCGACTAGGACGGCGGTCTCCGGGGAACTAGGGTCGCACTATGGTGGGTGGCTCGGTGACACGTTCAGTTCTCGGCATCGTCCTGGCTGGTGGCGAGGGCAAGCGGCTGATGCCGTTGACAGCGGACCGGGCCAAGCCCGCGGTCCCCTTCGGCGGCCCTTATCGCCTGATCGACTTCGTTTTGTCGAACTTGGTCAACGCGGAGATCCGGAAGATCTGCGTTCTGACCCAGTACAAGTCCCATTCGCTCGACCGACACGTCACCACCACGTGGCGGATGAGCACGCTGCTCGGGAACTACGTGACCCCGGTCCCGGCCCAGCAGCGCCTCGGCCCGCGCTGGTACACCGGCTCGGCCGACGCGATCTACCAGTCGCTGAACCTCGTGTACGACGAGGACCCGGAGTACATCGCGGTCTTCGGCGCCGATCACGTGTACCGGATGGACCCGGCGCAGATGATCGAGCAGCACGTGTTCTCCGGCGCCGGCGTGACCGTCGCCGGCATCCGCGTCCCGCGCCACGAGGCCACCGCGTTCGGCGTCATCAAGACGGCCGAGGACGGCCGGACGATCAGCGAGTTCCTGGAGAAGCCGGCCGACCCGCCGGGCGTCCCGGACGACCCGAACGTGGCCTACGCGTCGATGGGCAACTACGTCTTCACGACGAAGACGCTTCTCGACGCGCTGCGACTGGACGCCGAAGACCCGGCGTCGGCCCACGACATGGGCGGCAACATCATCCCGATGCTGGTCGGCAAGGGCGAGGCCGCGGTCTACGATTTCTCCGACAACGAGGTGCCGGGCGCGACCGATCGCGACCGCGGCTACTGGCGTGACGTCGGGACGCTCGACTCGTACTACGAGGCCCACCGTGACCTGGCGTCGGTGCACCCGATCTTCAACCTGTACAACCGCGACTGGCCGATCCTGACGTCGATGCCGCAGCTGCCGCCGGCGAAGTTCGCGCTGACCGGCCGGGCCATCGAGTCGATCGTCTCGGCCGGCTGCATCGTCACCGGCGAGGTGCGCGACTCGGTGCTCTCGCCCGGCGTCCTGGTCGGGGCGAAGGCCGAGGTCTCGGAGTCGGTGCTGCTCAACGGCGTCGTGATCGGCGAGGGCGCGATCGTCCGCAACGCGATCCTCGACAAGAACGTCGTCGTGCCGCCGGGCGCGCGGATCGGCGTCGACGGGGACCTCGACCGGCACAACTACCGGGTCAGCGAGGGCGGGGTCGTCGTGCTCGGCAAGGGCCAGCCGGTCATCGTCTGACCGCGACCAGCAGGCCGTCGTCGACCGGGAGGATCGCCGGGGTGAGGGCCGGGTGGTCGCGGATCGTGCGCAGCAGTTCCCGGGCCACCAGCGTGATCGGGTCGCGGACGCCGGGCTCCGCGACCCGCCCGCCGAGCAGCACGCCGCCGAACGCGACCGCTCCGCCCGGCCGGAGTAACCGGAGGGCCTCGACGAGGTAGTCCGGGTACTCGGTGACCGGTGCGTCGCTGATCAGCACCAGGTCGTAGTAGCCGTCGGCCAGCCGGGGCAGGACGTCCAGGGCCCGGCCGTTGATCAGCCGGGCCCGGCTCGGCGGGACGCCGGCCTCGCGGAACGCCAGCCGCGCCGCGCTCTGCAGCTCGGACTCCGAGTCGATGCTCGTGAGGACGCCGTCCGGCCGCATGCCACGCAGCACCCAGAGCCCGCTGACGCCGGTGCCGGTGCCGACCTCGACGACGGCCTTGGCCTGCATCGCGGCCGCGAGCATCCGCAGCGCGGCTCCGCAGTCGGGGGAGATGGCGAGGCAGCCGAGCTCGGCGGCCCGGGCCCGGGCGGTGGTCAGCACCGCGTCCTCGGGGGCGACGTCGTGCGGTTTCTTGGACCTTTCGGGCAACGAGGGCATGCCGGGGCGCGCTGAGGCATCCATCACAGTCCCTCCGTCCCAGCACCGCCTCGGACAGGGTAGGGGAACGCGCTCGGCCCGCGATCCGTTGGCAGGCAGGAAGCACCTGGCGCGGCGGATGTTCTCAGCCGCGCCACAGCGAGGAGTGGGAGGGTCCGGGCACAATGGTGATCACACCGATAGCGCCTGAGAAGGAGGTCGCTGTGAGCACGGCCTCCGACGAGCCCGCTGAGACAGGGTTCAACGAAGGTGTGGTGTGGGACCCGCCGGCCTGGGACGAGGTCGTCCGGGAGCACTCCGCCCGCGTCTACCGGCTGGCCTACCGCCTCACCGGCAACCGCCCCGACGCCGAGGACCTCACCCAGGAGGTCTTCGTCCGGGTGTTCCGCGCGCTCGACCGCTACCGCCCCGGCACGTTCGAGGGCTGGCTGCACCGCATCACGACGAACCTCTTCCTCGACCTCGCCCGCCGCCGCGCGCGTATCCGCTTCGAGGCCCTGCCCGACGACGCCGAGCGCGTGCCCGGCCGCGAGCGCAGCCCCGAGCAGGTCTACGTCGACGAGAACCTCGACGACGACGTCCAGCGGGCGCTGGCCGCGCTGCCACCGGACTTCCGGGCTCCGGTCGTGCTCTGCGACATCGAGGGCCTCTCGTACGAGGAGATCGCGGCGACGCTGGGCGTCAAGCTCGGCACCGTCCGCAGCCGCATCCACCGCGGCCGCAGCCAGCTCCGCGAGGCGCTGGCCCACCGCGCACCGAAGAACTCGCCCTACGGCGAGGGGGCGACGTCGTGACGGGGCCGCGTCGAGACCCGCACCTGGGTGAGCTCGCGTCCGCATTCGCGGACGACGCGCTCGACCTGACCACCCGCGACAGGGTCCTCGTCCATCTCGCGCACTGCGCCGAGTGCCGGGCCGAGGTCGAGGGGCACCGCCAGGTGAAGGCCCGGCTGGCCAAGCTCGAGTCGCCGCCCTGCCCGAGCTCCCTGCTCGACCGGCTGCGGGCGCTTCCCGAGTGCACGCCCGCCGAGCGGTCGGCGCCCGAGCTCACGCCTCCGCCGGTCCGTCTGGAGGCCAGCTTTCGGTCGGTGGCCCCGGCGGGTCGTCCGTCGGGCTCCCGTCGTCCGGTAGCCGTCCCCGGCCGACGTCGGCCCGCCGGCCGCGGCCCGGCCGGCGCCCGGCCCGGTAATCGCCGCCTGCGCCGCAAGGTCATGGCGACGGCGGTCGGCGGCGTGGCCGCGTTCGCGATCAGCCTCGGCACGGTCGTCGTCCTCGGCGGCGACCAGCAGCCGACGACGGTGAACCCGCCGATGCTGACGTACATCAAGGAGCACGGCGCGACGACCGGGGGCGTGCCCGGTGGTGATCGCGAGGCCTCCGTCGTCGACGTAGCGGACGACCACGAGTGAAGCGGGTCGGGCTGTTGCGCGTGGCCCGTCGGTTCGTGCTCGTGATGGGCGCGGGGGCGCTCGGAGCCGTGGTGTGTTCCACCGGCGTCTACCTGTTCGTCCCGGCTCCGGTCGAGACGACCGGTGCCGGTCAGTCCGGTGGCGGCACGACGCTCCGTAGCGCGCCCGCCCGAACGACGATGGGGACGTCGGAGCGCCGGGCGCTCGACCTCCTGCGACGGGCCGGGCGGGCGCCGGCCGAGATCAACTACCAGGGCACCAAGCTGTTCAAGAGCTGGTCGCGCTGGGGCCAGATGACGACCACCGCGTACATCCGGAACGTGCCCGGCCAGGGCGTCACGGTCGTCGCCAACGACGGGTCCGGCCGGGGCGTCTCCGGCCAGCGCAGCTCCCAGTTGGAGAGCGCGGACGTCAAGCCCGACCTCTCGGATTCCGCCCTGGCGACGTTGACCCAGGCCTACCGGGTGCAGATCGGCGGCGCCGAGCGGATGCTCGACCGCGCGGTGACCCGGGTCGACGTCCTGCGGCTGTCCGGCACCGTGGTCGGCCACATCTGGCTCGACGACGCCACCGGGCTGGCCGTGCAGCGCGAGCTGCTCGACACGGCCGGGCGGGTGATCCGCCGCTCGGTGTTCACCGGGCTGAGCATCCTGCCGGCCGTGGCGGCGGCCCCGTCGCCGGTCAGCGACGTCTCGGACTGCGCCGACGGGTTGTCGGCGGCGCAGCTGGCCGACCTCGCGGAGGAGGGCTGGGACCTGCCCGGCACCCAGCTGGCCGGCCTCACCCAGGTGTGTGCCCGGACCGTGGGCACCGGCGCCGACCGGTCGATCCAGCTCAGCTACTCCGACGGCCTGTTCACGCTCTCGCTCTTCGCCCAGCAGGGCCGGCTCGACCCGGCGGTACCGGCCGGTTTCAGCCGCCGCCAGGTCGGCTCCACCGACGTCTACCTGCGCTGTGGTCTCTACCGGGAGCTCAGCTGGGCGCGCTCGGGCATGGTCTACACGATGGTCACCGACGCACCGGACAGCACCGTGACGTCGATCGTCGAGGCTGTTCCTACGGTTACACCCGACGACGGTGTTCTCGCCCGGATGAGTAAGGGTATCCGCAGAGTGGGATCGTGGGTCGATCCATTCCACTGACTCGCTCGTGTGGAATACGCGAGGAACACTGGAGTTGAAGCACCCGGCGGCCGAGCCGGGGCTCCGAGGCGGAGGTACCCCCTTGACCGACGCGAGCCGGGTCGGCGGACGACCGGCCGACCCGTCCGCAGCAGGGTCGGAGGCGGCCGGGTCTCCGGCCGGGTCTCCGGCCGGGGGATCCTCGGCGCCGGGTAGCGGCGCGGGGGGTGGCTCGCCCTGGATCAACCCGCAGTCCGGTAACGGGTCGTGGGCCAATCCGCAGCCTGGCCCTGGGTACTCGCCGACCGGGGAGGTCTACGGGGCTCCTCGGAGCAACGGGTATCCGTCGAACAGTTATCCGACCGGTCCGGTGCCGGCTCCGCCGCGTCTGGGGCCCGTAGGGCCCGGGG
This genomic window contains:
- the glgC gene encoding glucose-1-phosphate adenylyltransferase; protein product: MTRSVLGIVLAGGEGKRLMPLTADRAKPAVPFGGPYRLIDFVLSNLVNAEIRKICVLTQYKSHSLDRHVTTTWRMSTLLGNYVTPVPAQQRLGPRWYTGSADAIYQSLNLVYDEDPEYIAVFGADHVYRMDPAQMIEQHVFSGAGVTVAGIRVPRHEATAFGVIKTAEDGRTISEFLEKPADPPGVPDDPNVAYASMGNYVFTTKTLLDALRLDAEDPASAHDMGGNIIPMLVGKGEAAVYDFSDNEVPGATDRDRGYWRDVGTLDSYYEAHRDLASVHPIFNLYNRDWPILTSMPQLPPAKFALTGRAIESIVSAGCIVTGEVRDSVLSPGVLVGAKAEVSESVLLNGVVIGEGAIVRNAILDKNVVVPPGARIGVDGDLDRHNYRVSEGGVVVLGKGQPVIV
- a CDS encoding O-methyltransferase, whose product is MDASARPGMPSLPERSKKPHDVAPEDAVLTTARARAAELGCLAISPDCGAALRMLAAAMQAKAVVEVGTGTGVSGLWVLRGMRPDGVLTSIDSESELQSAARLAFREAGVPPSRARLINGRALDVLPRLADGYYDLVLISDAPVTEYPDYLVEALRLLRPGGAVAFGGVLLGGRVAEPGVRDPITLVARELLRTIRDHPALTPAILPVDDGLLVAVRR
- the sigE gene encoding RNA polymerase sigma factor SigE — encoded protein: MVITPIAPEKEVAVSTASDEPAETGFNEGVVWDPPAWDEVVREHSARVYRLAYRLTGNRPDAEDLTQEVFVRVFRALDRYRPGTFEGWLHRITTNLFLDLARRRARIRFEALPDDAERVPGRERSPEQVYVDENLDDDVQRALAALPPDFRAPVVLCDIEGLSYEEIAATLGVKLGTVRSRIHRGRSQLREALAHRAPKNSPYGEGATS
- a CDS encoding anti-sigma factor family protein: MTGPRRDPHLGELASAFADDALDLTTRDRVLVHLAHCAECRAEVEGHRQVKARLAKLESPPCPSSLLDRLRALPECTPAERSAPELTPPPVRLEASFRSVAPAGRPSGSRRPVAVPGRRRPAGRGPAGARPGNRRLRRKVMATAVGGVAAFAISLGTVVVLGGDQQPTTVNPPMLTYIKEHGATTGGVPGGDREASVVDVADDHE
- a CDS encoding sigma-E factor regulatory protein RseB domain-containing protein, coding for MKRVGLLRVARRFVLVMGAGALGAVVCSTGVYLFVPAPVETTGAGQSGGGTTLRSAPARTTMGTSERRALDLLRRAGRAPAEINYQGTKLFKSWSRWGQMTTTAYIRNVPGQGVTVVANDGSGRGVSGQRSSQLESADVKPDLSDSALATLTQAYRVQIGGAERMLDRAVTRVDVLRLSGTVVGHIWLDDATGLAVQRELLDTAGRVIRRSVFTGLSILPAVAAAPSPVSDVSDCADGLSAAQLADLAEEGWDLPGTQLAGLTQVCARTVGTGADRSIQLSYSDGLFTLSLFAQQGRLDPAVPAGFSRRQVGSTDVYLRCGLYRELSWARSGMVYTMVTDAPDSTVTSIVEAVPTVTPDDGVLARMSKGIRRVGSWVDPFH